The segment TCTTCCAAGATTACGCCGTGGAAAAATTTCACACTATCcgtatgtttttctttcttcttaggAAGTACAGCCACAGAAGAATAATTAACCTCAGCTCCCATAGCTTACTGAAGCATCGCAGCGTGATGTGcagaaaatttcagaaattGCATATTAAACAGCTTGCCTTTTCTGCTTCTAAAGTATTTAGATTGCTGTAAAGCTATTGTAGCTTGTCCATAGCTACAGGATTTAGTCATCTTCCTTGCTCATGATTTcctaagcaaaacaaagactttATTAGAAGACAGCCACTGGCATAAGACACAGCTACTCGCTCACTAAGTATGAACTAGTTAATACATAACCACACAGAGGTTAAAGCTGCAATGTGATTCAAGTGAAAAGATCACATGCTTGCTCATTAAATAGAAAAGGGgacatagaaaacatttttgatatTTTAGGTAGCAACCCAATTAAAAGTAATGGTAttcaagacatttttttcttacgACAAATCACATCTGCTTAAGCAATAGTATTGCAGCAAAGCATCCTACGGAAGGGTCCACATCACAGAGCTCAGGTGgatgttcttttctgtttcgGCATGATATGGAAATTCACCTCTGGCTGTACTTGTGGGCATGACTGTCAGTCACGTCGGGCAGCGCGGAGGGACAGGTCACCTGTGCTGACACACAGAGGTGAGCTCTGCCTCCTGACAGCACAGGGGGAGGGCAAAGCAAGAGAAGAGAAATTTGATCTGGGAACTAAGTTTTGGCCTCTGCTTCCAGACCAGCAGCAACCGTTTGCAAAACAACCAGAGCAATGTGAAATCAGAGACTGCTGCTCAAAAGTGAAGCTCACGGTACGCAGAAAAAGTAaccattatttttcagtaggTTGGTAGATAACGTAAGGAGGAGGGAGCGAGGAGGACAGAAGTCACTCATCTGAGCAAAATTCATCtaaattgtgaaaaaaaaaaaaatacagagggGGAGGAGTGAAACCGTGGCAGTCTGAAAAGCCAACTGTTACAAagacattatttatttacaaagcaaacagcataCAAGCTCACTTCCTTTTACTGCTGCAGGCATCTGTTATTTGTTACTCTAAATATAACATATTTCAGACATGTTAAATACGTTCACAAACAAGCTGGGTAACGCACTGTTTATATGTCTGTGCCTCTCCCCAAGGAGAACTGCTGAGTTCCTTGCCAAACCAAACAATATAACATTTATGAAGGTCAAATAACAGAAAGGAAGCTATGCTCATTAAAGAGACACTTTCAAATCAAGAATCGTCATTTAGATGCGACTGAGCTTTTGACACAAAGTCAGACAGAAGTGACATATGGACTAAACAACTTCCAGTAAAATTTACTAAGTCAGAAAGATAACAGGCAGAAAGTCCAGTATTTTATACCAAAGCAATTTTGGCAGTAAATATTCAATTTTGTAGCTCAGGGCTTAAAAAGTTTCTCTGATCAGTGGGCTCCAATTTCTTTCCCCTTGTCaagtttttttcctgtggcaTCCTAACTATCCTCTGAGCTGCCTGCGTCCCACTTCTTAGCATCAGTAAGGTCCTTCTTTCTATGTCAGAATCACTGATGAAAGTGTTAGGTATGCCCAGTCCCAGAACTAGACCTTTAGGAACTGACTGCTCTCTTCCCTCTCACCCAGTGTGTTCCCTGAAATTGTGAGCTGCTTTCCTGAAATCACCAGCTCTCTTTTAACCACCTGTTGGTCCACCGCACAACTCATTTATTCGCCATCTTTCCCTGAACTACTACCAAGAGAAATTGCATTAAAGCACTGTATCAAAGCCTTCACTCAAGTTTAGACAGAGGAAAAGCCTGCTGCCCTTTCTTCATACAGACAACCCATCTTAATGAAAGTGAGGTAGGTCCATGTGTGCTACTGCCATTTCTCACTTTCCCCCATATTCTCTTTGGCTTTATGATAAATGGTACAATGCTTATTGTTTGAGATTATAACAGAAAATGGGttgttatttaaatttaaaaaaaaattacaacttTACAACGAGAATCTCCATTAGAGAgagttctttcttttccttacatttcaTCTACTGAGAGGTTTTTCCATATTCTAAAACTTCACTTGGCTTTGGTCAGACAGGATCAGGCCAAACCTGATACTTTCCGCTTTGAGGAACAAAGAAGCAAGCCAACTCATAGCAATCTAAAAGCAATAAACAGGTACTAATAAAGACAAATTTATAGATACATAATTATTTCTCCCGGTATCTCTTTTTTGTCTCGTGAATACCTTTCGCTTTCAGCAGTTTGCATTGTTTCCAGCTTTGAGTGGGCTCCTCTGTTAAATCCTTTCACCTCTTGCTCCTCTAAAGATTCCAGCAGTCTGATCACGTCCTTATTTACACCCCTTCGTTTTGCAAGAACGAGTGGTGTTGCACCTTGGTGATTGCTAAATAATGCCACAAAAGGACAcgagaagaaaagaaactcttCAAGTAGAGATTTGATACAAGACATCTTAGCATAACACACAATGTAAAATTTAGTGCTCAGAACTGTTTTGTTATACAAGACTGTAAGCAATTCCTGTCTATAAAAGTGATACCATAAATGACTACAGAAGAATACCAGTATATTTAGGCTTGAAATAGCACAACTCCTTTTCCCACATGTAAAATCAAATTTTCCAGAGTTCTAATTTAATTGGAATCTCTGGGTGTTATAACAAAAAAGAGTAGATTTACAGCAGTGTTTGAGGTTAAGCTTGATTTCGAGAAGTTGTGCAATCCGCTTCTTTATAGTTCCTTTTTCCATGTGGGTATGAGGACATCgggcaaaaatgaaataaaatacagatgaTCCCTCtgctacttttaaaataatactgaataGGACTGGAGCTGCCTTCAGGTTAGGGATTTTCATCAGAGTTGCTTgaggtaagaaaaagaaaacacagccctTGAAGAATCTGGTCTGCCAGTAACTCCTTTAGCTGGGATGAAAGCATCAATGGGGGACaagtgaaaaggaaacagattagaaaacaaaacaaaaacaaaagtgaaaacagtctgaagtttcaaatattttgcatgCATTGTGACAGTGCAGAAAGTCCCACAAACAAAATAAGTCAGTTACTGCAATGGAATAGCTGGTTATTTGTAGCTTGAGAGCCTGCATCTGAGCACTGGCATCTGACAGCTGCTGAAAGCCAGAGGGAAAGAATATACAATATTTAAAAGGAGTGAGTCACAGACTTTGAGGGAGtgggaaaacactgaaaagcagcattgTCACCAAAGGAGTACGGGAATGAACTGACACACACatatactgtattttctttgtcttataCAGTGCAACAATTAACACAAAAGCACTGTGGTGGAGAAAATCCTTTTAAAGTAGTcaatgtgattttcttttttggtgcCAACCACCCACACCTAGCTGTCTGGCCAAACCAGGATAGCAGTGTCATCTCAGAGGCAGAATTAGATACAGCAGCCCACACCAGCAGctgctatttttatttgctttgcttgctgCACTTGATCAGCAGAAGTGGCCTCTTattgttttcctgcctttttattttcttcttttattgaGTGATATCGTATGGAGTTGAACTGCactaaatacagtatttcagcAACAGCAGATTTGTATACAATGTTCTAGAGATGAACACTAATACATTATAAAGCACGTGcttctaacaaaaaaaaaagccaaccagaAAAAGCAACTTACCAAATATCAATTTTAAGTCCATTAGAAACTAGGAACTGGATGGTATCCACATGCCCACACAGGTGAAGGGCTGTATTACCTTGATAATCAGTGGCTAGTAGGTCAGCACCAAATTTGTGTAAGAGTTGACAGATGTCTACATTTCCTCTGGCTGCAGCAAGATGAAGGCCGGTCCGGCCCCGGCTGTCACGAATATTTGGGTCAAAACCACTCTCTAACAGGCGTTTGGAATAGTTAAAATCTCCATCGATGCAAGCCTGCAGCAGAGGCACATTTGTCTGGGAAGAATCGTTTACAAAAACGTAGGACATGGTTCTGACTGTGTCTGGAGTGGAGGGCAAACCTGCAAGAAAAGGTGGGAAAAGTGCTGTTGAAGCCTGACAAATAAGTACAATGCAAACACGTCAGACTGTGCTGAACCAAAATGCAATCCAGCTCAGGAGCCAACTCTGAAATCTTCCTGTCCTATGTATTAATTTCATGTGCTGCATTCCCTCCTGTTAATATGGAAAGAGCTCTTCTACTCATACCTCTGGGGACTGTAGCACAGCCTTCCTATTACAGAGAACTAATAAAATCAATGCCACCAAGAGAGGTGAGTACCTCTTCCCTGAGAAAATATCACACGTAGTAGAATTGATATTGAAGTATACTACACCATAGGTCAAGACTCAAAGAAGAGAGAACTACTTTTCATAAACCGGGTGGCTACAAACAATTCAAGTAACAGATACAGTGACAGTAAGTGCAATTCTTACCAACTATGTATAAGCAGAGCCTCTCCAGGGGCGCTTCCACCATCTCCATTTGAACTTTGATGTACAACCAGCTGCTGAAAACACTTGACTGCTAGAAATACTAACCCCTATTCTCTGCAAGATATACAGTTTTCAACACTTTGCAGCAAATCGTTCTTATGGTGCCATGGATAAAAAACTACTGAGCAAAGgaagtgaaaactgaaaataggTATGAGGTGGGCAATTATAAAATGGAGTGGGGTTGTTGCGTGTTCAGCCAAAAGTGCACTAAGGAGAAGCACAAATCTAGTTCCTTCAGATTCATATTAGATGAAGGATGAATTCCTTTGCTGCGTCAGGAAGATATATTTCAAAGTGGATTCATACTTCACGAAGCATGATTGAAATTTTGCAAAAGGGTATTTTAAGGATAATTCAAATAATGAGGGTTTGATGACACAGCAGACTTATGGAACACAGAGAAGATTACTtgaaaacaagaaggaagacaaaagaagGGCTATGCAAGAGGATGATACCACTGTGCGTGCAGGGAGTGGACAGCAAAGTTCTGCATTGCCTCAgaaggaaggcaaaaaaaaacaacatatgaATCAGTAAAATTCTTAGAAGATTCCATACAACCACAACATGGTTCAagtgacaggaagaaaaagaattttaagcAGATAAAGTCTGAATGGAAACTGACATTACACATGAAATAGTATCTCTCTCTCTTGATCAAGGTTTGTATTTGGGGGTAAGGTTGTAGCTGTGTCCTGATTAACTCTACAGACCTCTTATAAGACTGCTATATGCAGGTTTCAATTTTCTCATCTATACAAGGTATTCTTCTACGTTGGTGCACCCATTCAGCCATGAGAATGGAAACGTGGCCAGTAGCCAAAGAATTCAATCTTGAACTCTCAAGAAAATGAGACAATTATGAAGTCTGTATTTTATAGCTTTTCCCCCATATTTTTGATCACACTCAAGATCAAAGCACCCACAGGACAATATCTAATGTTTATGCACTGGTTTGAATAGCAGTATTGGGACTGTTGAGGTCATTAGATTAaactgctctcctctgcatttccTATTTGGACAAGCTCCACTACATGTATCAACAACACCCAGTTTCCCTGTGCAGGAATGCACAACTTTTTTCCTATCTTAGCCACAGAAGTGAAAGCAATGGGAATAACTGCTATGTGCTGCTATCTGTATAAGGAATGATTTGAGGCAGAGGACATTCTGCTG is part of the Gallus gallus isolate bGalGal1 chromosome 2, bGalGal1.mat.broiler.GRCg7b, whole genome shotgun sequence genome and harbors:
- the ANKRD46 gene encoding ankyrin repeat domain-containing protein 46 — its product is MSYVFVNDSSQTNVPLLQACIDGDFNYSKRLLESGFDPNIRDSRGRTGLHLAAARGNVDICQLLHKFGADLLATDYQGNTALHLCGHVDTIQFLVSNGLKIDICNHQGATPLVLAKRRGVNKDVIRLLESLEEQEVKGFNRGAHSKLETMQTAESESAMESHSLLNPNLQQGEGVLSSFRTTWQEFVEDLGFWRVLLLIIVIALLSLGIAYYVSGVLPFVENQPELVH